Proteins from one Parasteatoda tepidariorum isolate YZ-2023 chromosome 4, CAS_Ptep_4.0, whole genome shotgun sequence genomic window:
- the LOC107445191 gene encoding zinc finger protein PLAGL2: MSRIGMQDSDGEGQSRNGTAIQNHSPYGFENFDVSNGQLRRRARRSQLQRNEDGIEKPETTKTFICLHQGCTRVFSSRFKLVRHLHIHSGDRPFQCNNCGRRFHRKDHLKNHLQVHNPNKIQHSCNFCQKSYCSLLSYRKHLALHAAESGDLECKLCGKALEDREGILHHLKVHTGSRTLRGPSERKYPCDRCDRSFFTKKDVKRHLVVHTGKRDFVCQYCPQRFGRKDHLVRHTKKSHVGTANSSPPGNEAMRKYEPPAHMPPPENHKNNNSMMGPPSMPDISGLVISPTTVSPLIEHTVLEPVKPDPTYGVPSSNLVQSNYGLTPLTAENGQHMGRFPDPALLPVSQYLPMSPSYPGVSPIMSHPYLNMSSSGNILSDLLPPMSMAPSFSASLSLDVSNPPLPHFSQAFQ; encoded by the coding sequence ATGAGCAGGATAGGAATGCAAGATTCTGATGGCGAAGGGCAATCCAGAAATGGTACTGCCATTCAGAATCACTCGCCATacggttttgaaaattttgatgtcTCTAATGGGCAACTACGAAGAAGGGCCAGGAGAAGCCAGCTACAAAGGAATGAAGATGGCATAGAAAAACCTGAAACAACCAAGACATTCATTTGTCTTCATCAAGGTTGTACTAGGGTTTTTTCTTCCAGGTTTAAATTGGTTAGGCATCTACACATTCACTCAGGGGACAGACCATTTCAATGCAACAATTGTGGTCGTCGTTTCCACAGGAAGGACCACTTGAAGAATCATCTGCAGGTGCATAATCCTAACAAAATTCAACACAGCTGCAACTTCTGCCAAAAATCCTACTGTTCTCTGCTTTCATACCGCAAACACCTTGCACTCCATGCTGCTGAATCTGGTGACTTAGAATGTAAGCTATGTGGGAAAGCTTTGGAGGATCGCGAAGGCATATTACACCACCTAAAAGTGCACACCGGGTCTAGAACTTTGCGAGGGCCATCTGAAAGAAAGTATCCTTGTGACCGTTGTGATAGATCCTTCTTCACAAAAAAAGATGTAAAGCGCCATCTAGTTGTGCATACTGGAAAGCGAGATTTCGTCTGTCAGTATTGTCCTCAACGATTTGGTCGCAAGGATCACTTAGTCCGTCATACTAAAAAGAGTCATGTTGGTACTGCTAATTCCAGTCCACCTGGCAACGAAGCAATGCGAAAGTATGAACCACCGGCACACATGCCGCCTCcagaaaaccataaaaataataattctatgatGGGACCTCCTTCTATGCCTGATATATCTGGACTTGTGATATCACCAACCACCGTTTCCCCATTGATAGAACATACTGTTCTGGAGCCTGTGAAACCAGATCCTACGTATGGAGTGCCTTCCTCTAACTTAGTACAGTCGAACTATGGTTTAACTCCCTTAACTGCTGAGAATGGGCAGCATATGGGAAGATTTCCAGATCCTGCACTGCTCCCTGTATCTCAGTATCTTCCTATGTCTCCCTCGTATCCTGGTGTCTCACCAATTATGTCACACCCCTATCTTAACATGTCCTCCTCGGGCAATATTCTCTCTGATCTCCTACCTCCTATGTCGATGGCACCATCTTTCTCAGCTTCTCTGTCTCTGGATGTGAGCAATCCTCCACTTCCTCACTTCAGTCAAGCGTTTCAGTGA